The Buteo buteo chromosome 1, bButBut1.hap1.1, whole genome shotgun sequence sequence CCCCAAGGCCAGGTGATTTTATAGTCCTGtgcacagcctttttttctgtgtccacACGCAAATACTAATTCTCTACAGAAATCGGTTATTTCTGGTCATGAATATCCTCATGTTAAAGAGGAAGAGTGCTAAAAACATAAAGGATGAAGTGGAGGTACAcaagctcttccctctgctAACGTCAGGCAAAAGATGCGGCTGTGCTGCTGCCGCGGTGGCGCACAGTTCAGAATTGTCAACAGAATCGGTTCTAGAACCTCCCCGGATCACCAGCCCTGCGCCTGtcacagctgctcagcagagcagacaagccaggctgctgctcgCTCAGCTGAAGACCCCTACCCAAGGAAAGACGTGAATCCTTGCTACAGGGTGAATCttacctgctgcagcaggcaaaAAGGTACTGCCGACTTAGCATCCTGCCGAGGAGGACCTCTACTGCGCTGTTTCTCAGGTAGTTAGACCTTTCTGTCCATTACATCACTTACACACTTTCCGGGTACAGACGGAGAACTagtgaaaaagcaataaatgacctaagtttcattttctctcaagAACCCATTAGCACAGTCAGATAGAAGACTACTCTAAATAACTGTTGTACACATCCTTTGTAAGGAAACAGGAAGCCTTCAAGTATTTTTGAATACTGCAATGATAATCAACATTTTGTGTGCGGTTTTACCTACAATACAAAAATGACAGCGCTGGCTGGTAACATTGTTCTGTCAAACATCCAGTTGTTCATGGTATCGCTGCATTTAATTCTACTGATTTAAATATTAACAATGTCGTAAGTTGCTATTTTGGTAAAGTAACACACCTAAAATCCCCAAAACATATTGTACCAGCAATTACTGTATATAATACTCTGAGGCTGCTAAATAACTAGTGAGATTCTAGAAGTATGTTTCACAAGACCGTTTAGATTACCACAGAAAACCCACTAAACAATTTATTAGAGAACCCTCCCACatgaacttaattttaaaaaacttcagttAGATATAGTTAGTCCTTTATAGAGAGCCAACACAAAAACGTAAGCAGGATTatgtagaaaaacagaaggCCCAGAATAAAGAATGTGACTTCTGCTCCTCCAAGTTACTTTATACATTATTTTGAGTAAGCATTTAATCTTAAGCATATGGAGAGGATATTTTATGGTAAAAAAATTTATAGGGCTTTGGAAAAGCTAGTCTCccaattaattattattttttttaagttataaaaGTTGGCTGAGAAATACAAGTGCAATCAGGATGTTACACAAAATAGCcatcttcattatttcattattcaatCAATCCACTACAACCAAAATCAGaagatgtgtatttttacttttggtaTCAGGAGATAcaggtattttaaatttgaaaaaaaaaaaaaaaaaaaaaggctgagctTGCAGTAAGCTACAAACCATTTGGATGAACTGTAGCTTCCACCCTGCCTCCTCGTGCACTGAAATGTGATGATTCACAGGTGACAAACACCGACCTTGCCCCAGTTGGTTTGTTAGGGCATAGGATGACCTTAAGACAGGACCTTCAACTATGGAATTTATACTTTTTGGTTTCAGTTGGGCAAGCCTTCTCACGTCTCTTGACCTTCTATGCACACTGCAAAATCTGTCAGTTCACTTGAGTTTTTCCCCTAGTCAGATGTAGTtatggaataaaaatgtaacCTTGCAAAACATTAACAGCTACTTAAAAAAGATGTCCTGTCCTTTCCCAACCCTCTTCTCTCCACATATTCCTTAAAATATGCTGCCTCCTGACCCCAGCAGATAACTGACAAATGCTTATTCCATCCTCAGCCCATCCAGGCTCTTACAATCGGCAGCCTTTACAGGTGAATTTCTTCTATTTGAATCTTAGaatgaatcacagaatggtttgggttggaagggaccttaaagatcttCTAgatccaacccccctgccatgggcagggacaccttccactagaccaggctgctcaaagccccatccaacctggccttgaacgcttccagggagggggcatccacaccttctctgggcaacctgttccagtgcctcaccaccctcacagtaaagaattttttcctaatatctaatctaaatctccactctttcagtttaaagccattacccctcatcctatcactacatggccttgtaaaaagtccctctccagcttttctgtaggccccctttaggtactggaaggctgctggaaGGTCtcccttgagccttctcttctccgggctgaacaaccccaactctctcagcctgtcttcataggagaggtgctccagccttctgatcatctttgtggccatcctctggactcactccaacaggtccatgtccttcatatgttgggggccccagagctgaacacaagtactccaggtggggtctcacaagagtggagtagagggggagaatcacctccctcaacctgctggtcatgcttcttttgatgcagcaaacacacattgctgggttatgttgagcttctcatcaaccaacatcCCCAAGCgcttctccgcagggctgctctcaatccattctctgcccagcctgtatttgtgcctgAGATcgccccaacccatgtgcaggaccttgcacttggccttattgaacttcatgaggttcgcaaaggcccacctctcaagcctgtcaagatccctctggatagcattccttccctccagcttgCCGACCGCACCACACAGGTTGGTGTTGTtcgcaaacttgctgagggtgcactcaatcccaccgTCCATGTTggcaacaaagatgttaaacagtgctgatcccaataccgacccctgaggaatgccactcatcactggtctccacttggcCATTGAGACATTGACAACAACTCTTTGAGggtgaccatccagccaattccttatccagcGAGTGCTCCATCTGTCcaatccatgtctctccaatttagagacaaggatgttgcgtgggacagtgtcaaatgctttgcacaaatccaggtagatgacatcagcTGCTATTCCCTTATtcaccaacactgtaaccccgTCGTAGAAGACCGCCAAATTTGTTAGGCATGATTTgtccttagtgaagccatgctggctgtcaccaatcacttccttattttccatgtgcctcaGCATAGTTTCCAGAAGGATCtactccatgatcttgccacGCACGGAggtgagactgacaggcctgttgttccctgggtcttccttttttccctttttaaaaatgaggggtttatttccccttttccagcccgtgggaacttccccagactgccatgacttctcgaatatgatggatagtggcttagccacttcagccaccagttccctcaggacccgcagatgcatctcatcaggtcccgtggacttgtgcaccttcaggttccttacaTGGTCTCGAACCTGATCTACTCCAATGGTTCTTCTTTCTCCCactccctgcctttgccttctgcgacctgggtggtgtggctggagcacgtgccagtgaagactgaggcaaaaaagtcgctgagtacctcagccttctccaagTCCCAGataaccaggtctcccatttccttccagagagggcccacattttccctagccttccttttatcaccaatgtacctacagaagcttttcttgttgcccttgatggCCCTGGCCAGATTAAATTCTATCAGGggtttagctttcctaacctgatccctggctgctcggacaatttctctgtattcctcccaggctacctgtccttgcttccaccctctgtagtcttcctttctgtgtttgagtttgtccaggagctccttgttcatccatgcaggcctcctggcatttttgcctgacttcctctttgttgggatgcattgctcctgagcttggagtATTAACCAGCTTGCTTGGGCCCCTctaccctccagggctttatcccatggtactctaccaagcagacCCCTGAAGAGGCccaagtctgctctcctgaagtccagggtaacAAGCTTGCTGTGCGCTCTCCTCACTGCCCTGAGGATCCcgaactccaccatttcatggtcgctgcagccaaggctgcccttgagcttcacattccccaccagcccctcctaGCTgatgagaacaaggtccagcatagcacctctccttgttggctcctctatcacttggagaaggaagtaaTCATCAACGCATTCCAGcaacctcctggattgcttatgccctgctgggTTGTATCTCCAACAGAtattggggtggttgaagtcccccatgaggtCTAGGGCTTGTGAACGTGAGGCTGCTCCTGAGAGCCTCATCTGCTCGGTCTTCCTGgtcgggtggcctgtagcagactCCCCCtgtaatgtcacctgtccctgccctccctttaatcctgacccataagctcttggTCAGCTCCTcacccatccccaggcagagccccACGCACTCCAACTGGTCATTGACGTAGATggtgacaccccctcctcatttcccctgcctgtccttcctaaaaaCCCTGTATCCTTCCGTTCCAGCACTCCAGTCATAGCAGCCATCCCACCACGTCTCCGTGATGCCAGTAAGATCATTGCCCTGCAGGCGTGCGCACATgtctaactcctcttgtttattccccatgctacgtttgtttgcatagaggcatttaagttgggcccctgatgaagctgacttactggctggagtggctggaattcctttgtgctgctcttcaggtgctctcctgctgacctgtgatccctTTCTAGGCTCTGGGCATTCCCTGCTGACACTGGCATCAGACCggtaggagtgggatggattgaggttcccctcccccagcaactttagtttaaagctctcttcgccagcttggcaagcctatgaccgaagatgctcttccccttctctgacagatggacTCCATCTGCCACCAGTAGGCCACGTTTCTCAAAGCGAGTCCCATCGTCTAAGTAGCTGAACCCCTGGCTGTGGCACCAGTCCCGTAACCATTTGTTGATTTGCCAGGTTGACTGGCTCTTTCAAACCCCTTCCCTCTGACTGGGAGGACTGATGAAAAACTACCTGTGCTCCAGAGTCCCTTACCACCGCTCCCAGGGCTCTGTAGTCCTTCTTGATACTCCTCAGACTGCTCCTGGTTGTATCACTGGTGCCCAcaggaaacaacagcagcagataaTAGTCAGTGGGCCGTACAAGGCTTGGTGGTCTCTTGGTGACATCCCTGATACAAGCCCCCAGTAAGCAGCACGGCTCTCTAGAGAGTGTGTCAGCTCAGCCTCTGTACCTCTCAGAAGAGTGTCGCCTACTACTATCACCTGTCACCTTTTCTTAAGTTGCGCTGGTTGTTATACAGGGAGCAGACTGGGCTGCCTTACTCAGGTCCAGAGTCTCTCCTGATGTAACTCTTCTGTGTGACATTTGCAAGGCGCCTCAATGAAATGCCATTCTTAGGATGTTCCCAATCTTAGACGTTATGGTACTGAGTATTCTAAGTAAGTGCCAGAGGCAAAGAACACTGTGACCATTAATGACTGCTActacaggaaagggaaaaaaaccaaacaagttaATGGTCATAAGCTGCTAGTGTATTATTCAACCTCTAAACCCAAAATCTAGAGCAGATACCAAGTACTAAGAGACATGGGACTGCCCCTCTGCATACGCAACCCTTAGTAAAGACAGAAACCAAAAAGGCCTGGTCGTCTCCTTTGCTATCGTCATTTGTCCCTGCACTTTTCATCACAAGTCAGAAAGCAATCCACTCCCCCTGCTTCAATATAGTCTGTTACTACAAAAAGGTGTCTCAGATATGCACAGGAAGGAGCGGCACACACAAGCAGCATTGGTTGCCCGAGGTAACTACCTAGGAGTGGAGCAGTAGCTAGCTTGCTTCCACCCTCCTGTGCTTCTCCAAATTGTATATGCAAGAGGTAGAAACGACAAGAAGAAGAGTAACTGAAATTTCCACTACCTTTCCGTCTATGTGAGTTCATGTTCTTTACTTCACCTCCAGTGTTTGGCCTCAGGCCATCAGCAGAAGAGCCAACCCGCTCTGCCGGAAGACGCTCCacaaaagaataagaaagttTACACAACAAATACTGATTTCATATCAGTGTACGAACCTCAGTTCAACCACAACATGTGGAACTACGACCGATGTTACTCTCAGTCTAGCCGCTCAAGGGAAAGGTACTACTTCTCCAGGAATGTTCCCCATCCTAGGATGGTCTGTCACATGCCAGGTAAGAGTTGTTGAGGGACCACACAGATAGCCTGGACAACTGCCCTGGCAAGCACAAAGAGAAATGCGAGCATAACGTGATTTTGTTCCAAAAGCACCCACTGCTCCTGTTTCCTGTTTCCAAGAGAAGCATTTCATCCAAAAAAGCCATTACCTTGATTTCAATCCACTAAGCATCTTTAGCACTAAATTCTTTACAAGGTACAACTAGAACTATTTTGCCAAGACAACTGTCTGGGATTTCTTTtaagctaaaataatttccctcaagctaaagtaatttcttcctctttccttctgtgctcACGAGTGTACCGTAAGTGCCAGAGACGGGttgtcacaatttttttctctatttcactCTCATCTAAATAATTCTTGTACCTTTCCAGGAGCAACATATTGCACAATGCAGCATTTAATAAGAGTAACCTGGTGCTCTAAAAACACCATGCTGCTCTGCTGGATGCTAGATCTAGCTGTGATTACTCTGCCTATACCTGAAAGGAATACAGTCAAAATCAGTGTGCCATTTGCATCAGCAGACAAAATAGGGATTCTAGGGATTGGCTTTTGTTTCAAGAAGCTGACCCTGTAGGTTTGCACAAAGACACCtttctggcagcagctgaaggcaaaTTGCTGGTACACAGCCAGATTTATACTGCAGAAGGCATAGAAGGAtcatgaaggggaaaaaaaatctctgctgagtTTTTTGGGGACAGTTAGAATAAGTAGATATTTCATCAGGATTGGTATTGGTAGCTGATGAATCTGTGATACAACTTCTGTAATAAGGGATGAAGGATGATGCAGGACCAAATCAGTTCgcaataaaatttaatttcttgtgtCTTGGAAGGGGTGCCTTGGAAGGAACGAAGCAAGACTCCTCCTTTCAGATTGACCACCCAGCATATAATGTACACAACtctgtgtatctgtgtgtgcatatgtatgtatatatatatatatatatatataaaatctacCTAACGTAGAAACATAgaacacataaaaaataaaatacatatttgtgtgcatctctctctttttctagaGGCTGGTAAAAAAGACAAGTTGGCCACAGCCAGCAAAGACCAAAGTCTTACACAGCTTAGCCAGATTAATTTGGTGGATATATTTGTACTCTCAGTAGAGTAATGTTCAGCTGTAATTACTTTCTGCTTAAGATTTGTCTTATGTCAGATACCAAACAGAATCAAGGTTCTGAAAATCCTCATCAGCTACTTAATAGCACTGCTTCTTTGCCATGTTAAATCCAGTTTGACTTACACTAATGATAAAAACAGTGGCCGTTTATAAAATTCCTTTTACCCTGGCGAAGAAAGGAGGGTTCTAGTTCTTCATTAAATGCTGCAACTCTCATTGAAAACTACAAGCTTTTTAAGAGAGGTAGAACAATGATTCTCACCTCCTGATTGGCATCGCTAAATGAGCATTCTTCACCCTACCTGGCCACTCTCCAGATTTTATCTGCAACATTGTCACTGTTCAGGTAGTGATTGATCACACCATCCTCTGTAACAGACTGCTTTTGGCCCTCTGCCATCTATTCAAGTATGCCAAGTCTACACACCATTCCGTAAGCCCTGTATTATTACACACAAATTTCAGATTTGATACCCCTGCTTTCCATTCTTCCAGCCGAGACTCTCCTTAGAGATCACCTGTTAAATTAACTGTGGGTGTTTATTGTACTAAAGACTGTATCCTTCGTTTTTTTGCACAGGATTAAACAACGCTCCGGTCTGTCTCGTAAGAAGCAACTTTTCAAGAGAATACCCATCTGCTGGCAACAAAGTCATCCTCAAGCAAGAAGCTGAACAAGAACACGTGCTACCTAGGAATGCCACAAGCAACATGTCTGCCAACTGCTACCTTCCAAAGCTCGAGGGCTTCACGCGAAGGCAGCTAGGCACTCCACAGTCCATGACACGTGAGTAGAGGCACCAAACTGCCCTATTatacagcagcagaagaggaaccTGAGCCGTTAAAGATGCAACCGGGTCTCAGCCAGGGCACTGTGTCATCACAGCTCAGGTCCAGGTAAAGGGAACATAGGGCAATGAATGTACATTTAAAAGGCAAGTGTTTCTTCCCTTCTATGCGTGTTAGTCACCACAGATTTCTCCTTGCTAATTACCCTTGCATCTTCATAGCTTTTAGAGATTATATGCACACTAGACATCTAATAACTTCACAATTATCAGCAATTATGCCATCCGTAAGCAACACTCTGCAGTAGTAGCTACACACCACTGTAAGCATGTATCTATGAAATACACTTTCCAGGATTTTCTTCAGATGTCTTAGGCATCTCAGCAAATAATTGCATTAATGTACTATGTGAGGTagtaaaagcacacaaaaaagggaagaaatagaCCCCCTTAGAGATATCTAAAATATGGCTTGTGCAttttagcaattaaaaatgtcCCCCACCCCAATATAACATAAGGTGTATCTTACGGCCTTTATTCTTCAACTTGAGAAAACACTCTGCCTGTTGATTTCCAGGAGGATGTGCAGATGTTCCTGGAAGGATTCAAAATAACCCTCCTTCACCTGAAaaggtaggggaaaaaaagacacagctcTTTATTTCGGCActctctctctcactttctCAACACTGTAACCTGAACTGACAGTCTCAGACTGCTAAGGAGGACAGCACAGAACCAAAAGGAGGGATGTGAGGATCCCGTGTGTAGAACATGAGAGCTTGGAAGGGAGACGGTGTCAAGTAGGGTAATAACTAAGCCATAACTGTATCACTTTCAGCACTGTAATGTCACTGTGCTTCGCTAGCAAGAAAAATGGCCAAACCCAATGAAGATGGGAATAAAATTCACTTTGTTTCaaactgctgaggaaaaaatgtcaCACTATACAACAaacaagcacaagaaaaaaccTCCTCCCTTCACAACACAAAGATTCTTTAGATTACTTACTGCCAACAGTTTCACTTTTGCTGACACTGTTTTGTACAAGCGGCACGCTGGGCTTTAGATCCAACTTTGCTGCTGTGTTCATAAATTCCAGTAAAAGATTCTTTCTGCAATAACTCCTTAGTCTCAAGCTGCAGGCTATCTAATGACTCGTCTCCCCTATTACAACCGCATGAGAGCTGAGGGCTAAGTCAGTATTCCATTACAAATGGTATCGCAAGGAGGATTGCACGCTCTTGAGAAAAAGGGAATGCAAGGGTTTCTGCACTGCTACTGGATAGGAGAGGGCACTACGAAGACGTTTTGCAGTAAAGATGCTAAAAATAAGGACTCACTTTTCTCctaacttttctattttaactgGGGGTGGGGCTCTCTCGAAATGTTATGTCGTTCCTGAGATGGGTATAGTAAAGaccatgctttatttttactgttcattTATACATGCAAAACACAGTTCTTCAAACTGCATTTACTGTGGTTTGGCTGCAAAATAACTATATAATGGACAGATACTGGCATATAGCCTCACTCAGTAAACTAGCCTGTTAATAGCTGTTagctgccttttgcttttcctctgcactTACAAACAGAACCTTCTGCCAATCACGTTTTAATTCCTCGTCCTTTAATAGACTGGTGAAGCCtgcacacagagaaatgaagagCAGTGGCTCAGCAGCATGCTACAAACCCACgatggaaaagcaaacagaccACAGAGGTCCAGATTTAATCCCTTTCTCATCTGATTTCCATCAGTAGTTACCTGGCATCACTTTCATTCTCATCCAATGTTACGCATTATGCCACAGATATCTATTATTATTCTCAGTGACTGTATATTAGAAGCTGTAACAATTAACCTATCCAATTAACCTACAGGTGGCTATATTCAAGCAAATAACAGTTTTAGATGTGTTTTCTGTTGCACAGCCTTGCTGGGGACTAGTGTTAACCATACACTTCACGTTGCCTTTAATTGCTGCTTAAATGGAGTCAAGCCATTCCTTTACacattgttttctattttggaaaagcttttgaaaaaacaattcCAAGCCTCTGCACAATCTGCAAACAGAGAGGGAAACCACGTCGCGTCTCTCACCCAGCCCTCCACTCCACTCATCAACTTGGATTACAGTCCCTGCATCCAGAAGAATGTGAATTCTGACTCGAGATACCTGGATCAGAAAATAAAGGTAAGACACGAGTGCTACAGTATATGGCTTCCTATGATGTTACACATTTTGATTTCTCCTGAGGATGGCATGGGACTTTATTGGTCAGATTCCCTTCCCCCACTGCCCCAGTGCGGAGTCTACTGACTTTTGTATTTAGCATTTACTCTTGAGTTTCTTTCACCTGAACACAAGCTGCTATGGGCAGTCACTGGGGGAGCAATGCAGCTAGCACACGGGCTGAAACTTGTTCTCTAAAACCAGCCTGCAAATATTACATCACATGCAAGGGGCTTTATATGTAGTAAACACTGCTTAGGATTTCCTTCCTGTGTCTCTGAAGCGCTGTGTACACGGGACTCACTCAACATCACCTTTTGCAGACTGCTGCTGTCCTTAGCTTATACTGTGGCAAAACTGATGGGTCATCTTAGGCTAGGCAATTTGCACAACTGTAGAACTGCACACTCACACAGCTAGAGCTTAActaaaacacatgcaaaaactGTTGTGAATCAGCTTCTCTTCCTTCAGGGTAACCATCCTGTACATCTTCCAGGTGCTGGAAAAACTGAGCGAAATTTTGCAGACAGATTCAATTACCGAGATCCAAAAATGGTTCGCAAGGGCAAGTAAAAAAGGTAACACGTGCATCTGTATCCCCTTCTGAAAAACAGGCCCTCTTGTACATTCGCATAAACCCCTGAATTTCTCATAGACCTGAACTGGAGGGGGTTGCTGAGGTGGAAGGACTAGGATACAGTGAAGTGTGCTTGGCCCAGTTGTGGCTGTGCTAAGCAGTAAGGCGACAGTACACACAAATTAGTCACTCAGACCTCAGCGCACTCAGGTTTGGTGCAGGGTGGAAAAACGTGCTCTCCCAGTggagctctgggctgctgtgggctggggggaggcagaaagcaaacataACATGTCTCTCTGATGTCCTTAAGCCCTTTGAAAATGAGGTAAGGGAACTCCTGAATTCCCCCCTAAACATCCAGATCAGCGAGTGGGAACTTTAATAACATTTCTACCTtcacttttcagagaaagaccTTGTGTCCAGTCTGATACATTCAGAGATGACTGATAAAGCTGTGCTGAATTCTAATGAAGCTACAGCAGAGAACATGAGTAGCCAGAGTCCAGTAAAGCCTCTCCCTACTCTTCAGAAGGCTCCAGGAGGGGAGATGAATCAGTCCAGGTAAAATCTGATGTGAGGTTGCTAGGATTAGGGATAAGCCAAACCTCAAACccagaaatttttgttttctcctcccatgaaaaatgcaactttgtGACTGAAGTTTATCATGCACAGCCTTCATCAAAAGTGCTCCTCACTACAAACAACCCCACACTTTTGGATACAAATTGAGTTATTACAGGAACATCACAAAATTTTAGGAGCACTTGAAACCCCTTTGAGAAAAACCTCCCATATATTGCAGTGCACAGTCTATACCAGTTGTAAAGTCAGacgttctctttttttcactcaggTCTTCGGCTAAAGAATCAGGGGCCAGTCGAAATGTGAAACAGAGTAAGTAATGGAAATTATAAATGTTAAGACACATGTGTCTAGGACGCTAGTCACCAAACAGTACAGGGACTGTGAATGTTCAGAAGCTCTAACTTTTGCCTTCGCAGCAGGATGCaaattagaatcatagaattcaGTGACAATATgagaaatgacatttaaaacctgaatttaAGTTCTTTAAGAGCTAGATAGCCAAGACCCTCCATCCTTGCAGCCACTCAATTAGTTTCTCTTGATACGACATTCATGTAAATCTTCTAACTGCTGTAACTCAGAAATACAGCAAGGTGAGGGACATGCGTACAATTGCACCTGCCTCTTGCTAGAAAGAGGCACTCATTTAATCTCTTCACTAAAATCTGCTCCTGTAAGTCATATAAAAGCTGAAACTCCTGCCAGTCAACTTTGGGATTTGCCCTCACCTAACACATCTCCCTCACCCTTTGCAGGCGAAATCAGGCCTTCTCAGACTTTTTCAGCTACCAAAGCCCGCTTTTGCATCCTCTACCCAGTCAGGGCAAGCCAACAATACTGGCACTCCCAAGAAACACCACTATCACCTCTTTGTGTCCCTTCTGAAGCACACAGAGGCAACAAAAGTCAGTCCCATAGTCCGTTATCATTTTAATAAAGCCATTCATGCCAGTTCTAATGCTACCAGCATTTACTGTTGTTTGTAACTCT is a genomic window containing:
- the LOC142032662 gene encoding uncharacterized protein C4orf17 homolog isoform X2 — encoded protein: MWNYDRCYSQSSRSRERYYFSRNVPHPRMVCHMPGLNNAPVCLVRSNFSREYPSAGNKVILKQEAEQEHVLPRNATSNMSANCYLPKLEGFTRRQLGTPQSMTRGCADVPGRIQNNPPSPEKLLKKQFQASAQSANREGNHVASLTQPSTPLINLDYSPCIQKNVNSDSRYLDQKIKVLEKLSEILQTDSITEIQKWFARASKKEKDLVSSLIHSEMTDKAVLNSNEATAENMSSQSPVKPLPTLQKAPGGEMNQSRSSAKESGASRNVKQKREKECHLLSRLRNRGPGQADRLLPGKNSN
- the LOC142032662 gene encoding uncharacterized protein C4orf17 homolog isoform X1; this translates as MPESAAGLNNAPVCLVRSNFSREYPSAGNKVILKQEAEQEHVLPRNATSNMSANCYLPKLEGFTRRQLGTPQSMTRGCADVPGRIQNNPPSPEKLLKKQFQASAQSANREGNHVASLTQPSTPLINLDYSPCIQKNVNSDSRYLDQKIKVLEKLSEILQTDSITEIQKWFARASKKEKDLVSSLIHSEMTDKAVLNSNEATAENMSSQSPVKPLPTLQKAPGGEMNQSRSSAKESGASRNVKQSK